In Nymphaea colorata isolate Beijing-Zhang1983 chromosome 5, ASM883128v2, whole genome shotgun sequence, one genomic interval encodes:
- the LOC116255314 gene encoding uncharacterized protein LOC116255314 isoform X3 translates to MDPRMALELKRRFQGSGFGNQLKRIKLDVEKEPTQPGPLGLKLTITPSFMELIQAKLPQEQPPESDEKQSLQHEMVMDKVVNAVLNTPSAEKMKASNFAATFLKIGSWERVSRYDGDLVAKCYFAKRKLVWEVLEGGLKSKIEIQWSDITSLRTIYRQNHPDQLEIELSKVPHFFSETKPQPRKHTLWQAANDFTGGQAVTYRRHLIQFAEGTLEKHYEKMLQCDSRLHMLSKANFPSSVSPYFETGNQEYRDHGGHLSDLLLQNNSTIPYTRRKISNEIFHPPVQLCVQAQRASSSFNQGDFQHVRSAFDFDPASPSSVVDSPNSEEQGISNSDDGYMGGCEQYYEPAYSNIHDSFQGSYLNMPSNITFGNQVNHFSQGHVIPCYPSFPTNRAENISANQEVLESIARHLFCEPLVSESCNNQNQQMIMGMNSLSSLIGATGASMNASQQGDCYPLYQIVSENPDATGTLSSDAHIVPSSWGTSSHLVGSMPGAELQNNVYGVPSY, encoded by the exons ATGGATCCCCGCATGGCTTTGGAGTTGAAGAGACGCTTCCAGGGGAGTGGTTTTGGTAATCAGCTGAAG CGGATAAAATTGGATGTGGAGAAAGAACCAACTCAGCCAGGTCCCCTCGGTTTGAAATTGACAATAACACCATCCTTTATGGAACTCATTCAAGCAAAGCTACCTCAAGAACAACCGCCAGAGTCTGATGAAAAACAGAGTCTGCAACATGAGATGGTAATGGATAAGGTAGTCAATGCAGTTCTGAATACTCCAAGTGCAGAAAAGATGAAGGCTTCAAATTTCGCTGCAACTTTTCTCAAAATAGGTTCATGGGAG CGGGTTTCAAGGTATGACGGAGACTTAGTGGCTAAGTGCTACTTTGCTAAGCGCAAGCTTGTATGGGAGGTTCTGGAAGGAGGATTGAAAAGTAAAATTGAGATCCAATGGTCTGATATAACTTCGCTTAGAACTATATATCGTCAAAATCATCCTGATCAGTTGGAAATTGAG CTGTCTAAGGTGCCCCACTTCTTTAGTGAGACAAAGCCTCAACCTAGAAAGCACACTTTGTGGCAAGCAGCAAATGATTTCACAGGAGGTCAAGCTGTTACGTACAG GAGACACTTAATTCAATTTGCTGAAGGAACTCTTGAGAAGCATTATGAAAAGATGCTACAGTGTGACTCACGGCTGCATATGTTATCTAAGGCCAACTTTCCAAGTTCTGTTTCTCCATATTTTGAAACAGGCAATCAGGAGTATCGAGATCATGGAGGTCATCTTTCCGATTTACTGCTGCAGAATAATTCAACTATTCCATACACTCGGAGAAAAATCTCAAACGAGATTTTTCATCCACCAGTTCAGTTGTGTGTCCAAGCTCAAAGAGCAAGCAGTTCATTCAATCAAGGAGACTTTCAGCATGTCAGATCTGCATTTGATTTTGACCCTGCTTCTCCAAGTTCAG TGGTGGATTCTCCTAACAGTGAAGAACAGGGTATCAGTAATTCTGATGATGGGTACATGGGCGGATGTGAACAATATTATGAACCAGCTTACAGTAACATTCACGATTCTTTTCAAGGTTCATACTTGAATATGCCAAGCAATATCACATTTGGCAACCAAGTCAACCATTTCTCTCAAGGACATGTCATTCCCTGTTATCCCTCCTTTCCAACAAACAGGGCCGAGAACATATCTGCAAATCAAGAAGTTCTGGAAAGCATTGCCAGACATTTGTTTTGTGAACCTCTTGTCTCTGAATCCTGCAACAATCAGAATCAGCAAATGATCATGGGAATGAATTCACTGAGTTCCCTCATTGGTGCAACTGGTGCCTCCATGAATGCATCCCAGCAAGGAGACTGTTACCCACTGTACCAAATTGTCTCTGAAAATCCAGACGCTACAGGAACTCTCTCTTCAGACGCACACATAGTTCCATCATCCTGGGGAACATCCAGTCATTTAGTGGGGTCAATGCCTGGAGCAGAGTTGCAGAATAATGTCTATGGTGTGCCATCATATTGA
- the LOC116255314 gene encoding uncharacterized protein LOC116255314 isoform X6: MELIQAKLPQEQPPESDEKQSLQHEMVMDKVVNAVLNTPSAEKMKASNFAATFLKIGSWERVSRYDGDLVAKCYFAKRKLVWEVLEGGLKSKIEIQWSDITSLRTIYRQNHPDQLEIELSKVPHFFSETKPQPRKHTLWQAANDFTGGQAVTYRRHLIQFAEGTLEKHYEKMLQCDSRLHMLSKANFPSSVSPYFETGNQEYRDHGGHLSDLLLQNNSTIPYTRRKISNEIFHPPVQLCVQAQRASSSFNQGDFQHVRSAFDFDPASPSSVVDSPNSEEQGISNSDDGYMGGCEQYYEPAYSNIHDSFQGSYLNMPSNITFGNQVNHFSQGHVIPCYPSFPTNRAENISANQEVLESIARHLFCEPLVSESCNNQNQQMIMGMNSLSSLIGATGASMNASQQGDCYPLYQIVSENPDATGTLSSDAHIVPSSWGTSSHLVGSMPGAELQNNVYGVPSY, from the exons ATGGAACTCATTCAAGCAAAGCTACCTCAAGAACAACCGCCAGAGTCTGATGAAAAACAGAGTCTGCAACATGAGATGGTAATGGATAAGGTAGTCAATGCAGTTCTGAATACTCCAAGTGCAGAAAAGATGAAGGCTTCAAATTTCGCTGCAACTTTTCTCAAAATAGGTTCATGGGAG CGGGTTTCAAGGTATGACGGAGACTTAGTGGCTAAGTGCTACTTTGCTAAGCGCAAGCTTGTATGGGAGGTTCTGGAAGGAGGATTGAAAAGTAAAATTGAGATCCAATGGTCTGATATAACTTCGCTTAGAACTATATATCGTCAAAATCATCCTGATCAGTTGGAAATTGAG CTGTCTAAGGTGCCCCACTTCTTTAGTGAGACAAAGCCTCAACCTAGAAAGCACACTTTGTGGCAAGCAGCAAATGATTTCACAGGAGGTCAAGCTGTTACGTACAG GAGACACTTAATTCAATTTGCTGAAGGAACTCTTGAGAAGCATTATGAAAAGATGCTACAGTGTGACTCACGGCTGCATATGTTATCTAAGGCCAACTTTCCAAGTTCTGTTTCTCCATATTTTGAAACAGGCAATCAGGAGTATCGAGATCATGGAGGTCATCTTTCCGATTTACTGCTGCAGAATAATTCAACTATTCCATACACTCGGAGAAAAATCTCAAACGAGATTTTTCATCCACCAGTTCAGTTGTGTGTCCAAGCTCAAAGAGCAAGCAGTTCATTCAATCAAGGAGACTTTCAGCATGTCAGATCTGCATTTGATTTTGACCCTGCTTCTCCAAGTTCAG TGGTGGATTCTCCTAACAGTGAAGAACAGGGTATCAGTAATTCTGATGATGGGTACATGGGCGGATGTGAACAATATTATGAACCAGCTTACAGTAACATTCACGATTCTTTTCAAGGTTCATACTTGAATATGCCAAGCAATATCACATTTGGCAACCAAGTCAACCATTTCTCTCAAGGACATGTCATTCCCTGTTATCCCTCCTTTCCAACAAACAGGGCCGAGAACATATCTGCAAATCAAGAAGTTCTGGAAAGCATTGCCAGACATTTGTTTTGTGAACCTCTTGTCTCTGAATCCTGCAACAATCAGAATCAGCAAATGATCATGGGAATGAATTCACTGAGTTCCCTCATTGGTGCAACTGGTGCCTCCATGAATGCATCCCAGCAAGGAGACTGTTACCCACTGTACCAAATTGTCTCTGAAAATCCAGACGCTACAGGAACTCTCTCTTCAGACGCACACATAGTTCCATCATCCTGGGGAACATCCAGTCATTTAGTGGGGTCAATGCCTGGAGCAGAGTTGCAGAATAATGTCTATGGTGTGCCATCATATTGA
- the LOC116255314 gene encoding uncharacterized protein LOC116255314 isoform X2 — protein sequence MKFQETVIAVEMDPRMALELKRRFQGSGFGNQLKRIKLDVEKEPTQPGPLGLKLTITPSFMELIQAKLPQEQPPESDEKQSLQHEMVMDKVVNAVLNTPSAEKMKASNFAATFLKIGSWERVSRYDGDLVAKCYFAKRKLVWEVLEGGLKSKIEIQWSDITSLRTIYRQNHPDQLEIELSKVPHFFSETKPQPRKHTLWQAANDFTGGQAVTYRRHLIQFAEGTLEKHYEKMLQCDSRLHMLSKANFPSSVSPYFETGNQEYRDHGGHLSDLLLQNNSTIPYTRRKISNEIFHPPVQLCVQAQRASSSFNQGDFQHVRSAFDFDPASPSSVVDSPNSEEQGISNSDDGYMGGCEQYYEPAYSNIHDSFQGSYLNMPSNITFGNQVNHFSQGHVIPCYPSFPTNRAENISANQEVLESIARHLFCEPLVSESCNNQNQQMIMGMNSLSSLIGATGASMNASQQGDCYPLYQIVSENPDATGTLSSDAHIVPSSWGTSSHLVGSMPGAELQNNVYGVPSY from the exons ATGAAGTTCCAAGAG ACAGTCATCGCTGTTGAGATGGATCCCCGCATGGCTTTGGAGTTGAAGAGACGCTTCCAGGGGAGTGGTTTTGGTAATCAGCTGAAG CGGATAAAATTGGATGTGGAGAAAGAACCAACTCAGCCAGGTCCCCTCGGTTTGAAATTGACAATAACACCATCCTTTATGGAACTCATTCAAGCAAAGCTACCTCAAGAACAACCGCCAGAGTCTGATGAAAAACAGAGTCTGCAACATGAGATGGTAATGGATAAGGTAGTCAATGCAGTTCTGAATACTCCAAGTGCAGAAAAGATGAAGGCTTCAAATTTCGCTGCAACTTTTCTCAAAATAGGTTCATGGGAG CGGGTTTCAAGGTATGACGGAGACTTAGTGGCTAAGTGCTACTTTGCTAAGCGCAAGCTTGTATGGGAGGTTCTGGAAGGAGGATTGAAAAGTAAAATTGAGATCCAATGGTCTGATATAACTTCGCTTAGAACTATATATCGTCAAAATCATCCTGATCAGTTGGAAATTGAG CTGTCTAAGGTGCCCCACTTCTTTAGTGAGACAAAGCCTCAACCTAGAAAGCACACTTTGTGGCAAGCAGCAAATGATTTCACAGGAGGTCAAGCTGTTACGTACAG GAGACACTTAATTCAATTTGCTGAAGGAACTCTTGAGAAGCATTATGAAAAGATGCTACAGTGTGACTCACGGCTGCATATGTTATCTAAGGCCAACTTTCCAAGTTCTGTTTCTCCATATTTTGAAACAGGCAATCAGGAGTATCGAGATCATGGAGGTCATCTTTCCGATTTACTGCTGCAGAATAATTCAACTATTCCATACACTCGGAGAAAAATCTCAAACGAGATTTTTCATCCACCAGTTCAGTTGTGTGTCCAAGCTCAAAGAGCAAGCAGTTCATTCAATCAAGGAGACTTTCAGCATGTCAGATCTGCATTTGATTTTGACCCTGCTTCTCCAAGTTCAG TGGTGGATTCTCCTAACAGTGAAGAACAGGGTATCAGTAATTCTGATGATGGGTACATGGGCGGATGTGAACAATATTATGAACCAGCTTACAGTAACATTCACGATTCTTTTCAAGGTTCATACTTGAATATGCCAAGCAATATCACATTTGGCAACCAAGTCAACCATTTCTCTCAAGGACATGTCATTCCCTGTTATCCCTCCTTTCCAACAAACAGGGCCGAGAACATATCTGCAAATCAAGAAGTTCTGGAAAGCATTGCCAGACATTTGTTTTGTGAACCTCTTGTCTCTGAATCCTGCAACAATCAGAATCAGCAAATGATCATGGGAATGAATTCACTGAGTTCCCTCATTGGTGCAACTGGTGCCTCCATGAATGCATCCCAGCAAGGAGACTGTTACCCACTGTACCAAATTGTCTCTGAAAATCCAGACGCTACAGGAACTCTCTCTTCAGACGCACACATAGTTCCATCATCCTGGGGAACATCCAGTCATTTAGTGGGGTCAATGCCTGGAGCAGAGTTGCAGAATAATGTCTATGGTGTGCCATCATATTGA
- the LOC116255314 gene encoding uncharacterized protein LOC116255314 isoform X5 produces MKPQPWNWELRRIKLDVEKEPTQPGPLGLKLTITPSFMELIQAKLPQEQPPESDEKQSLQHEMVMDKVVNAVLNTPSAEKMKASNFAATFLKIGSWERVSRYDGDLVAKCYFAKRKLVWEVLEGGLKSKIEIQWSDITSLRTIYRQNHPDQLEIELSKVPHFFSETKPQPRKHTLWQAANDFTGGQAVTYRRHLIQFAEGTLEKHYEKMLQCDSRLHMLSKANFPSSVSPYFETGNQEYRDHGGHLSDLLLQNNSTIPYTRRKISNEIFHPPVQLCVQAQRASSSFNQGDFQHVRSAFDFDPASPSSVVDSPNSEEQGISNSDDGYMGGCEQYYEPAYSNIHDSFQGSYLNMPSNITFGNQVNHFSQGHVIPCYPSFPTNRAENISANQEVLESIARHLFCEPLVSESCNNQNQQMIMGMNSLSSLIGATGASMNASQQGDCYPLYQIVSENPDATGTLSSDAHIVPSSWGTSSHLVGSMPGAELQNNVYGVPSY; encoded by the exons ATGAAGCCTCAGCCTTGGAACTGGGAATTGAGA CGGATAAAATTGGATGTGGAGAAAGAACCAACTCAGCCAGGTCCCCTCGGTTTGAAATTGACAATAACACCATCCTTTATGGAACTCATTCAAGCAAAGCTACCTCAAGAACAACCGCCAGAGTCTGATGAAAAACAGAGTCTGCAACATGAGATGGTAATGGATAAGGTAGTCAATGCAGTTCTGAATACTCCAAGTGCAGAAAAGATGAAGGCTTCAAATTTCGCTGCAACTTTTCTCAAAATAGGTTCATGGGAG CGGGTTTCAAGGTATGACGGAGACTTAGTGGCTAAGTGCTACTTTGCTAAGCGCAAGCTTGTATGGGAGGTTCTGGAAGGAGGATTGAAAAGTAAAATTGAGATCCAATGGTCTGATATAACTTCGCTTAGAACTATATATCGTCAAAATCATCCTGATCAGTTGGAAATTGAG CTGTCTAAGGTGCCCCACTTCTTTAGTGAGACAAAGCCTCAACCTAGAAAGCACACTTTGTGGCAAGCAGCAAATGATTTCACAGGAGGTCAAGCTGTTACGTACAG GAGACACTTAATTCAATTTGCTGAAGGAACTCTTGAGAAGCATTATGAAAAGATGCTACAGTGTGACTCACGGCTGCATATGTTATCTAAGGCCAACTTTCCAAGTTCTGTTTCTCCATATTTTGAAACAGGCAATCAGGAGTATCGAGATCATGGAGGTCATCTTTCCGATTTACTGCTGCAGAATAATTCAACTATTCCATACACTCGGAGAAAAATCTCAAACGAGATTTTTCATCCACCAGTTCAGTTGTGTGTCCAAGCTCAAAGAGCAAGCAGTTCATTCAATCAAGGAGACTTTCAGCATGTCAGATCTGCATTTGATTTTGACCCTGCTTCTCCAAGTTCAG TGGTGGATTCTCCTAACAGTGAAGAACAGGGTATCAGTAATTCTGATGATGGGTACATGGGCGGATGTGAACAATATTATGAACCAGCTTACAGTAACATTCACGATTCTTTTCAAGGTTCATACTTGAATATGCCAAGCAATATCACATTTGGCAACCAAGTCAACCATTTCTCTCAAGGACATGTCATTCCCTGTTATCCCTCCTTTCCAACAAACAGGGCCGAGAACATATCTGCAAATCAAGAAGTTCTGGAAAGCATTGCCAGACATTTGTTTTGTGAACCTCTTGTCTCTGAATCCTGCAACAATCAGAATCAGCAAATGATCATGGGAATGAATTCACTGAGTTCCCTCATTGGTGCAACTGGTGCCTCCATGAATGCATCCCAGCAAGGAGACTGTTACCCACTGTACCAAATTGTCTCTGAAAATCCAGACGCTACAGGAACTCTCTCTTCAGACGCACACATAGTTCCATCATCCTGGGGAACATCCAGTCATTTAGTGGGGTCAATGCCTGGAGCAGAGTTGCAGAATAATGTCTATGGTGTGCCATCATATTGA
- the LOC116255314 gene encoding uncharacterized protein LOC116255314 isoform X7, protein MELIQANLSQEQPPESDEKQSLQHEMVMHKVVNAVLNAPSAEKMKASNFAATFLKIGSWERVSRYDGDLVAKCYFAKRKLVWEVLEGGLKSKIEIQWSDITSLRTIYRQNHPDQLEVELSKVPHFFRETNPQPRKHTLWQAANDFTGGQAVTYRRHLIQFAEGTLEKHYEKMLQCDSRLHMLSKANFPSSVSPYFETGNQEYRDHGGHLSDLLLQNNSTIPYTRRKISNEIFHPPVQLCVQAQRASSSFNQGDFQHVRSAFDFDPASPSSVVDSPNSEEQGISNSDDGYMGGCEQYYEPAYSNIHDSFQGSYLNMPSNITFGNQVNHFSQGHVIPCYPSFPTNRAENISANQEVLESIARHLFCEPLVSESCNNQNQQMIMGMNSLSSLIGATGASMNASQQGDCYPLYQIVSENPDATGTLSSDAHIVPSSWGTSSHLVGSMPGAELQNNVYGVPSY, encoded by the exons ATGGAACTCATTCAAGCAAATCTATCTCAAGAACAACCACCAGAGTCTGATGAAAAACAGAGTCTGCAACATGAGATGGTAATGCATAAGGTAGTCAATGCAGTTCTGAATGCTCCAAGTGCAGAAAAGATGAAGGCTTCAAATTTCGCTGCAACTTTTCTCAAAATAGGTTCATGGGAG CGGGTTTCAAGGTATGACGGAGACTTAGTGGCTAAGTGCTACTTTGCTAAGCGCAAGCTTGTATGGGAGGTTCTGGAAGGAGGATTGAAAAGTAAAATTGAGATCCAATGGTCTGATATAACTTCGCTTAGAACTATATATCGTCAAAATCATCCTGATCAGTTGGAAGTTGAG CTGTCAAAGGTGCCCCACTTTTTTCGTGAGACAAATCCTCAACCTAGAAAGCACACTTTGTGGCAAGCAGCAAATGATTTCACAGGAGGTCAAGCTGTTACGTACAG GAGACACTTAATTCAATTTGCTGAAGGAACTCTTGAGAAGCATTATGAAAAGATGCTACAGTGTGACTCACGGCTGCATATGTTATCTAAGGCCAACTTTCCAAGTTCTGTTTCTCCATATTTTGAAACAGGCAATCAGGAGTATCGAGATCATGGAGGTCATCTTTCCGATTTACTGCTGCAGAATAATTCAACTATTCCATACACTCGGAGAAAAATCTCAAACGAGATTTTTCATCCACCAGTTCAGTTGTGTGTCCAAGCTCAAAGAGCAAGCAGTTCATTCAATCAAGGAGACTTTCAGCATGTCAGATCTGCATTTGATTTTGACCCTGCTTCTCCAAGTTCAG TGGTGGATTCTCCTAACAGTGAAGAACAGGGTATCAGTAATTCTGATGATGGGTACATGGGCGGATGTGAACAATATTATGAACCAGCTTACAGTAACATTCACGATTCTTTTCAAGGTTCATACTTGAATATGCCAAGCAATATCACATTTGGCAACCAAGTCAACCATTTCTCTCAAGGACATGTCATTCCCTGTTATCCCTCCTTTCCAACAAACAGGGCCGAGAACATATCTGCAAATCAAGAAGTTCTGGAAAGCATTGCCAGACATTTGTTTTGTGAACCTCTTGTCTCTGAATCCTGCAACAATCAGAATCAGCAAATGATCATGGGAATGAATTCACTGAGTTCCCTCATTGGTGCAACTGGTGCCTCCATGAATGCATCCCAGCAAGGAGACTGTTACCCACTGTACCAAATTGTCTCTGAAAATCCAGACGCTACAGGAACTCTCTCTTCAGACGCACACATAGTTCCATCATCCTGGGGAACATCCAGTCATTTAGTGGGGTCAATGCCTGGAGCAGAGTTGCAGAATAATGTCTATGGTGTGCCATCATATTGA
- the LOC116255314 gene encoding uncharacterized protein LOC116255314 isoform X1, with protein MKPQPWNWELRTVIAVEMDPRMALELKRRFQGSGFGNQLKRIKLDVEKEPTQPGPLGLKLTITPSFMELIQAKLPQEQPPESDEKQSLQHEMVMDKVVNAVLNTPSAEKMKASNFAATFLKIGSWERVSRYDGDLVAKCYFAKRKLVWEVLEGGLKSKIEIQWSDITSLRTIYRQNHPDQLEIELSKVPHFFSETKPQPRKHTLWQAANDFTGGQAVTYRRHLIQFAEGTLEKHYEKMLQCDSRLHMLSKANFPSSVSPYFETGNQEYRDHGGHLSDLLLQNNSTIPYTRRKISNEIFHPPVQLCVQAQRASSSFNQGDFQHVRSAFDFDPASPSSVVDSPNSEEQGISNSDDGYMGGCEQYYEPAYSNIHDSFQGSYLNMPSNITFGNQVNHFSQGHVIPCYPSFPTNRAENISANQEVLESIARHLFCEPLVSESCNNQNQQMIMGMNSLSSLIGATGASMNASQQGDCYPLYQIVSENPDATGTLSSDAHIVPSSWGTSSHLVGSMPGAELQNNVYGVPSY; from the exons ATGAAGCCTCAGCCTTGGAACTGGGAATTGAGA ACAGTCATCGCTGTTGAGATGGATCCCCGCATGGCTTTGGAGTTGAAGAGACGCTTCCAGGGGAGTGGTTTTGGTAATCAGCTGAAG CGGATAAAATTGGATGTGGAGAAAGAACCAACTCAGCCAGGTCCCCTCGGTTTGAAATTGACAATAACACCATCCTTTATGGAACTCATTCAAGCAAAGCTACCTCAAGAACAACCGCCAGAGTCTGATGAAAAACAGAGTCTGCAACATGAGATGGTAATGGATAAGGTAGTCAATGCAGTTCTGAATACTCCAAGTGCAGAAAAGATGAAGGCTTCAAATTTCGCTGCAACTTTTCTCAAAATAGGTTCATGGGAG CGGGTTTCAAGGTATGACGGAGACTTAGTGGCTAAGTGCTACTTTGCTAAGCGCAAGCTTGTATGGGAGGTTCTGGAAGGAGGATTGAAAAGTAAAATTGAGATCCAATGGTCTGATATAACTTCGCTTAGAACTATATATCGTCAAAATCATCCTGATCAGTTGGAAATTGAG CTGTCTAAGGTGCCCCACTTCTTTAGTGAGACAAAGCCTCAACCTAGAAAGCACACTTTGTGGCAAGCAGCAAATGATTTCACAGGAGGTCAAGCTGTTACGTACAG GAGACACTTAATTCAATTTGCTGAAGGAACTCTTGAGAAGCATTATGAAAAGATGCTACAGTGTGACTCACGGCTGCATATGTTATCTAAGGCCAACTTTCCAAGTTCTGTTTCTCCATATTTTGAAACAGGCAATCAGGAGTATCGAGATCATGGAGGTCATCTTTCCGATTTACTGCTGCAGAATAATTCAACTATTCCATACACTCGGAGAAAAATCTCAAACGAGATTTTTCATCCACCAGTTCAGTTGTGTGTCCAAGCTCAAAGAGCAAGCAGTTCATTCAATCAAGGAGACTTTCAGCATGTCAGATCTGCATTTGATTTTGACCCTGCTTCTCCAAGTTCAG TGGTGGATTCTCCTAACAGTGAAGAACAGGGTATCAGTAATTCTGATGATGGGTACATGGGCGGATGTGAACAATATTATGAACCAGCTTACAGTAACATTCACGATTCTTTTCAAGGTTCATACTTGAATATGCCAAGCAATATCACATTTGGCAACCAAGTCAACCATTTCTCTCAAGGACATGTCATTCCCTGTTATCCCTCCTTTCCAACAAACAGGGCCGAGAACATATCTGCAAATCAAGAAGTTCTGGAAAGCATTGCCAGACATTTGTTTTGTGAACCTCTTGTCTCTGAATCCTGCAACAATCAGAATCAGCAAATGATCATGGGAATGAATTCACTGAGTTCCCTCATTGGTGCAACTGGTGCCTCCATGAATGCATCCCAGCAAGGAGACTGTTACCCACTGTACCAAATTGTCTCTGAAAATCCAGACGCTACAGGAACTCTCTCTTCAGACGCACACATAGTTCCATCATCCTGGGGAACATCCAGTCATTTAGTGGGGTCAATGCCTGGAGCAGAGTTGCAGAATAATGTCTATGGTGTGCCATCATATTGA
- the LOC116255314 gene encoding uncharacterized protein LOC116255314 isoform X4: MDPRVVLELQGRFQGSGFCSQLEWIESDVEKESTQPSLLGLKLTKTPSFMELIQANLSQEQPPESDEKQSLQHEMVMHKVVNAVLNAPSAEKMKASNFAATFLKIGSWERVSRYDGDLVAKCYFAKRKLVWEVLEGGLKSKIEIQWSDITSLRTIYRQNHPDQLEVELSKVPHFFRETNPQPRKHTLWQAANDFTGGQAVTYRRHLIQFAEGTLEKHYEKMLQCDSRLHMLSKANFPSSVSPYFETGNQEYRDHGGHLSDLLLQNNSTIPYTRRKISNEIFHPPVQLCVQAQRASSSFNQGDFQHVRSAFDFDPASPSSVVDSPNSEEQGISNSDDGYMGGCEQYYEPAYSNIHDSFQGSYLNMPSNITFGNQVNHFSQGHVIPCYPSFPTNRAENISANQEVLESIARHLFCEPLVSESCNNQNQQMIMGMNSLSSLIGATGASMNASQQGDCYPLYQIVSENPDATGTLSSDAHIVPSSWGTSSHLVGSMPGAELQNNVYGVPSY, encoded by the exons ATGGATCCCCGCGTGGTTTTGGAGTTGCAGGGACGCTTCCAGGGGAGTGGTTTTTGTAGTCAGTTGGAG TGGATAGAATCGGATGTGGAGAAAGAATCAACTCAGCCAAGTCTCCTCGGTTTGAAATTGACAAAAACACCATCCTTTATGGAACTCATTCAAGCAAATCTATCTCAAGAACAACCACCAGAGTCTGATGAAAAACAGAGTCTGCAACATGAGATGGTAATGCATAAGGTAGTCAATGCAGTTCTGAATGCTCCAAGTGCAGAAAAGATGAAGGCTTCAAATTTCGCTGCAACTTTTCTCAAAATAGGTTCATGGGAG CGGGTTTCAAGGTATGACGGAGACTTAGTGGCTAAGTGCTACTTTGCTAAGCGCAAGCTTGTATGGGAGGTTCTGGAAGGAGGATTGAAAAGTAAAATTGAGATCCAATGGTCTGATATAACTTCGCTTAGAACTATATATCGTCAAAATCATCCTGATCAGTTGGAAGTTGAG CTGTCAAAGGTGCCCCACTTTTTTCGTGAGACAAATCCTCAACCTAGAAAGCACACTTTGTGGCAAGCAGCAAATGATTTCACAGGAGGTCAAGCTGTTACGTACAG GAGACACTTAATTCAATTTGCTGAAGGAACTCTTGAGAAGCATTATGAAAAGATGCTACAGTGTGACTCACGGCTGCATATGTTATCTAAGGCCAACTTTCCAAGTTCTGTTTCTCCATATTTTGAAACAGGCAATCAGGAGTATCGAGATCATGGAGGTCATCTTTCCGATTTACTGCTGCAGAATAATTCAACTATTCCATACACTCGGAGAAAAATCTCAAACGAGATTTTTCATCCACCAGTTCAGTTGTGTGTCCAAGCTCAAAGAGCAAGCAGTTCATTCAATCAAGGAGACTTTCAGCATGTCAGATCTGCATTTGATTTTGACCCTGCTTCTCCAAGTTCAG TGGTGGATTCTCCTAACAGTGAAGAACAGGGTATCAGTAATTCTGATGATGGGTACATGGGCGGATGTGAACAATATTATGAACCAGCTTACAGTAACATTCACGATTCTTTTCAAGGTTCATACTTGAATATGCCAAGCAATATCACATTTGGCAACCAAGTCAACCATTTCTCTCAAGGACATGTCATTCCCTGTTATCCCTCCTTTCCAACAAACAGGGCCGAGAACATATCTGCAAATCAAGAAGTTCTGGAAAGCATTGCCAGACATTTGTTTTGTGAACCTCTTGTCTCTGAATCCTGCAACAATCAGAATCAGCAAATGATCATGGGAATGAATTCACTGAGTTCCCTCATTGGTGCAACTGGTGCCTCCATGAATGCATCCCAGCAAGGAGACTGTTACCCACTGTACCAAATTGTCTCTGAAAATCCAGACGCTACAGGAACTCTCTCTTCAGACGCACACATAGTTCCATCATCCTGGGGAACATCCAGTCATTTAGTGGGGTCAATGCCTGGAGCAGAGTTGCAGAATAATGTCTATGGTGTGCCATCATATTGA